The Triticum urartu cultivar G1812 chromosome 6, Tu2.1, whole genome shotgun sequence genome includes the window ctgcaaaaacaagttagacgtcctctattgcaagttttacgtggctgcaatagggttctagcaagaacgttttcttacctacatgaaagccacaacgtgatttgtcaacttctatttacccttcataaggacccttttcatcgaatccgctccaactaaagtgggagagacagacacccgccagccaccttatgcaactggtgcatgtcagttggtggaaccggtctcacgtaagcgtacgtgtaaggttggtccaggccgcttcatcccacaataccgctgaagcaaaataagactagtagtggcaagaaagttgacaacatctacgcccacgacaaattgtgttctactcgtgcaaaaagaactacgcatagacctagctcatgatgccactgttggggaacgttgcagaaaacaaaaaatttcctacgatttcaccaagatccatctatgagttcatctagcaatgagtgatcggattgcatctacatacctttgtagatcacgcgcggaagcgttcaaagaacggggatgaggaagtcgtactcgacgtgatccaaatcaccgaagatcctagcgccgaacggacggcacctccgcgttcaacacacgtacggtcagcgtgacgtctcctccttcttgatctagcaagggggaaggagagtttgatgaagatccagcagcacgacggtgtggtggtggatgtaggagtcaccgcagcagggcttcgccgctctactgcgagagggagaggtgtagtaggggagagggaggcgccaagagtcaagggtgcggctgcccctccctcccccccctttatataggctcccctagggggggcgccggccctaggagatgggacctcctaggggggcggcggccaaggggtggagtgcccctcAAGCCAGGTGGGGCCctccccaccctagggttcccaaccctaggcgcatggggtgggccaaagggggcgcaccagcccactatgggctggttcccctccccacttcagtccatggggccctccgggatgggtggccccacccggtggacccccggaacccttccggtggtcccggtactataccggtgacccccgaaactctcccgatggccgaaactgcacttctatatataattcttcacctccggaccattccggaactcctcgtgacgtccgggatctcatccgggactccgaacaactttcgggttaccgcatattcatatctctacaaccctagcgtcaccgaaccttaagtgtgtagaccctacgggttcgggagacatgtagacatgaccgagacggctctccggtcaataaccaacagcgggatctggatacccatgttggctcccacatgctcctcgatgatctcatcggatgaaccacgatgtcgaggattcaagcaaccccgtatacaattccctttgtcaaccggtacgttacttgcccgagattcgatcgtcggtatcccaatacctcgttcaatctcgttaccggcaagtcactttactcgtaccataatgcatgatcccgtgaccagacacttggtcactttgagctcattatgatgatgcattaccgagtgggcccagagatacctctctgtcatacggagtgacaaatcccagtcttgatccgtgtcgacccaacagacactttcggagatacccgtagtatacctttatagtcacccagttacgttgtgacgtttggtacacccaaagcactcctacggtatccgggagttacacgatctcatggtctaaggaaaagatacttgacattggaaaaactctagcaaacgaactatacgatcttgtgctatgtttaggattgggtcttgtccatcacatcattcttctaatgatgtgatctcgttatcaatgacatccaatgtccatagtcaggaaaccatgactatctattgatcaacgagctagtcaactagaggcttactagggacatgttggtgcctatgtattcacacatgtattacgatttccggataacacaattatagcatgaataaaagataattatcgtgaacaaggaaatataataataatccttttattattgcctctagggcgtatttccaacaccccatacccggcaggcgtcctggtttgGACCTCGGagtcttagatgttaggtttggctgcgaggtATGTGGTATTAGGCCCATAATATCAGCATTTCTTCATCAACTGGTTAGGAGTAGCGACATGTGTTGCCTAGATGGTGGATTTAGTTTTACTGTTGTATGACTTGGTAAGGTCttgtgtgaataattaataaaatggatGCATGTATCGTTCAAATGCAGAGGCCGGGTGCTCcttcttttctaaaaaaaaatgTTCATGGGTATTGTTGATACGAAAATATAGCCAGCCAGCCATGATCTGGCAGTTGTCTACAGATGCAAGAATATGTATATATGTTTGGTAAAGAAGAGGACAAGTGGTCCTGATTTCCATGATGACGCGGCGACACGCCAGAGCGATAATAAAGAAATGTTCAGATCAGTTGAATTATCTCCTTGTCTAGTGTGCTCCACGTACTCCACTGATAGGTGAAGCGAAAGAATCCTCTTGATGAACAACGACACAACAGTTACTATCCATCGGAGGGAGCAAACAATTCAATCATGGAGGGGGTGAAAAGGATTGCATCGGTGGGggttcctcttcctcctcctcctccttgtcctcTTATCCTGTACATGGCCATTTCATTTCACCCATGCCTTGCACAGTTGCACATACGGCACATATTCCCATTTATTTCCTTTTTCCAAAAGAATAGTTTTCAGTGCTTTGGTTGCCAACTTTATTTCGACGAATGTGTAAACATCCAATATATATTTTTATCCATGGAATCAAGGGTGTATAATACACACACAAAAACACGCAGAGGTCAACATTTAATTAAATGTATATGAATACATATTCATACATATGCGGACAACATTTATcaaatcatgattttttttctttttgaaataCGTGAACACATTTAGTACTGAAACATTTGTTTTGTATGCACGATAACATTTCAAATGCTTCATGCATTTTTTATTCATATGAACATTTCTGCTAGGTATGTGAACATTTTCCTTTTTCATTTCATTTGTTAAGTTTTTAATTATAGTTAGAATTTTTATTAACTCAAATAACTATTTTTCCTAATACAATTTTCTTTCCGTTCCCCTCATAAGCGGAAAAATAGGgcaaactccccccccccccccatggtCCAACGACGAGGCACGCATTCTCCTCCCCTGTGTCTACCGCTTCGGTGGCCGGTGGCTGGGAGAGGAATCCATGTTCCTCGGCTCTGACTAgttgtgatggcctggcttattagggatgagagactactcatataaataaggaattccttcttttccggaagcTCATTTGGACataactccaaagttaagcgtgctcagcttggagtagtgtcaggatgggtgaccgaccgggaagttgctcccgggtgcgcacgagtgaggacaaagtgggCAGAAAAGACtggtattgatctgtggggccagtctagatcccgtcaggagtaacgaccaccggcgggtgtgtccggggcgttacactaGTAGCTAAGGTTAGAGTTTTTTAGTCCTTACAGGAGCGGTGCTCGGACAGATGGCGGCGCCTTTTCTTTGAGATGGTCTTCCATGCTCTTATCCTTCTCAAACCGTTCGTCTGGACAAAGTAGGTGGAACTCCGACATGGTTTAATCATGTATCCTGGGGGTAGAGAGGTTAAGGTTCTCGTCATGCGTGTGCGATGGCAAGATCTGGTAATAGGCGCTTCAGATCGGTTCATGGGCTCAAGGGCGATGACTTTATCTCCATTGGCGCTGGTCCTTAAGGGCACGTGCACGAAGACTTCTCTGTTGTCATCACAAGTTCACGTGGGCTCTAGTAGGGGAGTGACGACAGTGGCACGTCAACGTCTCTAGCGGTGGTAATGGTCCTTCGCTGGTCTAGGGACCTTGATGTAATTTTATTATATTTGGGTTTCTTTGTACTTCTGAACTTTCATAACAGATCTAGTTCTTTTCGCTAAATACAAACCATTAGTATCTCtaattaaaaaaattaaaaaaatgagcTGGCGGGTCAGGCTACTTGCCACTGGTTGcctaagagcaagtacaataCAGTAACGTGAGCGAGCTATGAAAGATGACACGTCAATTTTATATCTAGTTGGAGGAGTGATGagaggagagagaagagaaaCGGGCTATAAACTTATAGCCAGCTGTAGCATAAGACACAACAATCTTTGGTATGACTAACTATTATATGAGTGGGCTATTAAATTTTCTATAAATGACATGAGAACTCGATATAGCGGGCTCTTGGCTATTCTTTAACCATGTTCTAGGAGCTACCCTCTTGTGGCTGGTCCATAAGTGCTGACTGGTCATGCCATGACGAGAGCCTCATCTTTGCAATTTCATTCCTCATCTCTCTTCCCTCCATTATTGCGAAGACCACAGACAAATACTCCCTTCGTCTTAAAATAAGTGTATCAACTTTATACACTAAATGTAATACAAAGTTGTACTACAGTTGAGACATTTATagtgaaatggagggagtaccttTTTGTGTCTGGGCCCTCAGCGACGACAATGACAGATAGTCTGGATCTTGGTAGTGATGATGTTGGCACAGGCAACCTCGGCAGCATTGGCGTCGGTTACTACCTTGATGATGTTGGTGACAATGGCATTAACGGCGACCTATGGAAGTTTAGTGGCATCGCCTTTCTCTGACTCGGTACAACTTGACCTATGAGCCTATTTATACCAAACTTGTATgcttacttatagcccatttgtaTCAATTCACAAATTTAGGTGAAATGTTGTGGTATTTCGAGCGTATGAAGAGGGCCTAATCACGCAACTGGTAACTCATTTTGGATTACTAGTGTTGGACGAAAATACCCCTTTTGAGGAAAACTTAGGGGTTCTATCGAAGCACTCCTCTCTAGAAGTTACTGTCTCAATTTCTGTGTTGTAAAATGCATTTCTTCTAATTTGATCCGCTGTATGAAAAAAAGAACTGGTAGAGAAACACTTAGAATAGTATAAGCTTGGGCAACCAAATCGGTAGGTAACCAACTGTGCCTGCCAACAGTTCTTCCCTTCCTTGTCCATACATTCTCGAAGAAGACCAATCAATACTTAGGGCCAAATCGAAGTCCAAGATGCATATATAGTTTTATAGTACATACAAAATGCCTTCTTTTCCTTGGAAATTTCCTCTATACATCATCAATAACAGATTGCCAATTAACTTGTTCCTGAGAGCCTTAGAAAACAAAGGAAAGTTATGCCGGCTGTATTAGTGAAGGCTGGCTGCTGCTGCCAGCTGCGGGTAACTGACGCTCTTGAGCAAGGAGAGGTAGCCACCCTCCAGGTTCTTCACCTTCGTGAACCCCTGCACAGACCAACCAATCAGTAAATCGATCCACACATCCATAAGTCAGTGAGTTCAACCAATCAGTCGCAAGACTACAACTtacggcggcgacgaggtcggCGGTGGCGAGCCTGGACCGCACCCCGGAGCGGCAGCCGACGAGGAGCCGGTCCTGTTTAGAGTGGAGCGCGGCGACCTGGTCCACGAAGTCCAGGTTGCGCTCCTTGCCGTGGGGGTTGACGGAGAGGTAGTAGGGCACGTTGCGCGCACCGGCGACATGGCCCCGGTCGAAGTCCTCCCACATACGCACATCCACGTACCCGTATTGCTCCGACGACGCCAGCAGTGCGCATGCCGCCTCCGTGTTCACGCTCTCCACCGCCAGTCTCTTCTCGACGTCGCTGCTTCCCAGGGAGCCCATGGACGATGGATGtgcgaggagaagaagaagaagatgatgatgaaggAGGGGAGGTATGCAGGGTGGGTCTGGTTCCGGGGGCTGTGGAGTGGATTGGTGAAAGATGAGTGTTACCTACGTGTCTTATTTATAGAGAGAGAATGGTCGATGTTTCTCATGGCCGGGTAGCCGCATCCATCACTTTCTCACATCGATTACAAAATCGATTGCAAAGTCACTTGCCTCCTTCCTTCGTGTCGATCAtatcttcttattcttcttctccTTCAATTATTGGGTACTTGCATTACACTTATGAAAAATGTCAACTACATAGTACGTACACGCTGTATTCATTTATTTTTGGCTGTAGTATAAGAATCTCCTTTTGCACCCTCCTGTATAAATTTAAGGGTTTTAATGCATCATGACAAGTGGCCATGTGCTTGCTACATCATCGCCTTGCATATTTGCATGTGTATGGTTGGTGCCAAAATCCCAGCCAGCCAGCCATGATCAATCTGTTAGCTGGCCTGGGTACAGACGCATGTAGGAATATTTGGGTGATAGATGTTAGGTAAAGGAGAGCACAAGTCTAGATTGGCATGATGATGCGGCGACACGACCATGCTCGGAATAAAGAAACGGCCAGATCAGTTGAATATCTCCTTGCCTCGTGGGCGCCACGTAGGCTCGCGATAAGTGAACCGAAAACATCCATCTTGTTGCTCGAAAGCAACCCAAATGCTCTGTCTTCGATTGGAGCAAGCAACTCAATCATGAAGGATATGAAATTGATAAGGATTGCTTAGGCGAGGGCTCCACCTCCACCTTGTCTATTTATCCATCCATAGACATTTCAACCATCCTTCGCACATACGGCACATATTCTCTCTTATCTCCCCCCACCCAAAAAAAAGAATAGTTTTCCAATGCTTTGGTCGCCAATATTATTTTGAGCATTTATATTAGAAACATGAGAAACCAGAAGTATAGATGTGTCCCACAAAAATCTAGGAGCCCTGCAGGCGATTTGTGTGCAACTCTTTGCCAGAGGCGTAGAATAGGAGCACTTGGAAACGATATTCAGATCAGCCAGGGGTGGAACATGAGATTGCTATGTTGAAGATGCGGCGCCGCGGCCAAGGGGCACGAATAAACATACGTCCAGATCAATTGAATCTAGCTAGTGGGGGCACGTATGCTCCTGATAAGTGAAGAGAAAAGATCTTGTTCATCAAAAACGACCCAGTGCGTGTGGTTTCTCTTTCCATTGGAAGGATCAAACAACTCAATCATGGAGGACATTGAAAGGGATTGTATCGGTGGGGCTCCTCCTCATAGCCTGCTTATCCTATTCATGGCTATTTCCATGCGCATATATGGTCGGCACATATTCCCTTTTATCTGCTCTTTTTTCAAGAGAATAATTTTCCAAAGCTTTTGCCACCAATATTATTTCGAATGTTTAGATTAGATACATGAAATACAGATGCATAGATTTATCAAGATAATACTGTCAAGCTTCGATGGTGGAGGGATCTGGGTGACGAGCAAACTGTGGCGATACAGCAGGAGGATTTCATTCAGCAAGAACAAGACGCTGCTGCTTAGTTGTTTTTACTACTGCTAGGACGATTGTAGGCATGTCCGTAGAAAATTATGGTAGTTTAACTTATTTTGGATCAAGTTGTGACTGATGGCACTTGTTATCCACTGTTCGCAGTATGTAGGGTGGTTCTTTGGTTGTAGCACGAAACGTCAGTCCTAGTATGCATCTAACCTGTTGCCTAGTTTCTCACTTTTTCATCAATCAAACAATAATAAATCACAGCATATTTCGAACTGGCATTGCTAAAACCAAATTATTAACATGGACGCTCGATTTTACAACCGAAGTGAAATGCAGCGATCATACAAAATGCACTGCAACGACCAGCATTCCTCCAAGCTCGATGAGTAAATATTTGTTGCCCGACACACCCTCAGCGCATCACATGTTCCTTCTTCTTCTTGTGAAAAAAATGGTTGCTAGTTTCTATAGGAAACGGTCAAAAATCCAGCACTATACACTAACATGCGATAAAGAAGCACCAGATGATGCTTATAACAGACAAAAACAGCA containing:
- the LOC125515955 gene encoding thiosulfate sulfurtransferase 16, chloroplastic-like; amino-acid sequence: MGSLGSSDVEKRLAVESVNTEAACALLASSEQYGYVDVRMWEDFDRGHVAGARNVPYYLSVNPHGKERNLDFVDQVAALHSKQDRLLVGCRSGVRSRLATADLVAAGFTKVKNLEGGYLSLLKSVSYPQLAAAASLH